A stretch of DNA from Arachis hypogaea cultivar Tifrunner chromosome 19, arahy.Tifrunner.gnm2.J5K5, whole genome shotgun sequence:
CTGAGTGTTTGCCGGAAGCTCAGCCTCAGCCTCAGCCTCAGCCTCAGCCTCAGCCTCAGCCTCACCCTCAGCAGTTTCTTGCTGACGTGTGTGGTTATCAACCACCTGAGTCTCAGCCTCAGCCTCAGCAGTTTCTCACTGACATGTGTGGTTATCAACCACCTTGGTCTCAGCCTCAGCCTCAGCCTCAGTCCCACCCTCATCCTCAGCAGTTTCAGCAGTTTCTTGATGACGTGTGTGGTTATCAACCACCTGAGTCTCAGCTTCAGCTCCAACCTATGCAACCTCAGGTCTGGACTTGGGAGGAGAACAAAGCCTTTGAGTCAGTTATTGCCAATTGTTTTCAGTATGCTCAACACAACATCGCTGCTCGTTTCCCTGGAAAGACCCCGGCGCA
This window harbors:
- the LOC112776346 gene encoding uncharacterized protein isoform X1; its protein translation is MVVAECLPEAQPQPQPQPQPQPQPHPQQFLADVCGYQPPESQPQPQQFLTDMCGYQPPWSQPQPQPQSHPHPQQFQQFLDDVCGYQPPESQLQLQPMQPQVWTWEENKAFESVIANCFQYAQHNIAARFPGKTPAQLQERFKKLMKDINVIHNGYTANTPLNAAASENMTMTMAAPTTTLEHNPVSIPIINATTTTPPPPPYNTDHQHHKAEVVAAAAPMEAATREQMPTLTIQRNILGGLKMSKGCSCF
- the LOC112776346 gene encoding uncharacterized protein isoform X2; amino-acid sequence: MVVAECLPEAQPQPQPQPQPQPQPHPQQFLADVCGYQPPESQPQPQQFLTDMCGYQPPWSQPQPQPQSHPHPQQFQQFLDDVCGYQPPESQLQLQPMQPQVWTWEENKAFESVIANCFQYAQHNIAARFPGKTPAQLQERFKKLMKDINVIHNGYTANTPLNAAASENMTMTMAAPTTTLEHNPVSIPIINATTTTPPPPPYNTDHQHHKAEVVAAAAPMEAATREQMPTLTIQRNILGGLKMSKGIVP